A stretch of Lepidochelys kempii isolate rLepKem1 chromosome 14, rLepKem1.hap2, whole genome shotgun sequence DNA encodes these proteins:
- the LOC140897995 gene encoding C-type lectin domain family 2 member D-like: protein MLQGSSSPGAVNPPWNCKKSPTCRVVVAVIVVWSALIAAIIALAALTSQLSSADLCPPASPSCPDGWMGYRGKCYYFSETEGSWTDSRSRCSAPGASLAGIDSEQETAFLLRHKGVYDHWIGLWREQGQPWKWANGTKFNHLFHLRGGGDCAYLNDEKGVSSSRCYMGRRWICSKPEMYVMMGKETALERGSK, encoded by the exons ATGTtgcagggcagctccagccctggtgctgtca ACCCTCCTTGGAACTGCAAGAAAAGTCCAACCTGTAGAGTTGTGGTTGCAGTGATAGTTGTATGGTCTGCGTTGATTGCTGCCATcattgctctggcag CGCTGACCTCTCAGCTTTCATCAGCTGATCTGTGCCCCCCTGCGAGCCCCTCGTGCCCGGACGGCTGGATGGGATACCGAGGGAAATGCTACTATTTCTCAGAGACGGAAGGGAGCTGGACCGACAGCCGAAGCCGCTGCTCTGCCCCgggtgcctccctggctgggatcgaCAGTGAGCAGGAAACG GCGTTCCTGCTGCGCCATAAGGGTGTCTATGACCACTGGATCGGcctctggagggagcagggtcagccctggaaatgggccaatggcaccaaattcaaccacct GTTTCACTtaagaggaggaggtgactgcGCGTATCTGAACGACGAGAAAGGGGTCAGCAGCTCACGGTGCTACATGGGAAGACGGTGGATCTGTAGCAAACCTGAGATGTAtgtgatg atgGGAAAAGAGACCGCACTCGAAAGGGGCTCAAAATGA